In one Capricornis sumatraensis isolate serow.1 chromosome 1, serow.2, whole genome shotgun sequence genomic region, the following are encoded:
- the LOC138083453 gene encoding olfactory receptor 1f45-like, with product MTRGNQSHITEFLLLGLTSDPKQQVWLFASFLVMYLVNVGGNSVIIAAIRGDVRLHTPMYFFLSNLSFVDICFTNVIVPQMLANMQSKNKKVPFTQCLTQMYFFVACAITDSFLLAAMALDRYVAICHPLHYTTTMNPRRCFQLVTASWLVSHLHSLTHTILMAHLSFCGPNVIHHFFCDVQPLLMLSCSDTSVNELLAFTEGSLVIMSPFIFITVSYVYITRAVLRVPSGRGRYKVFSTCGPHLMVVALYYGTAISVYIRPSSTYSVTKDRVVTVIYTVVIPMLNPFIYSLRNRDMKQALRKLARRKEQNKH from the coding sequence ATGACAAGAGGAAACCAGAGCCACATTACTGAATTCCTCCTTCTGGGACTGACCAGTGACCCCAAACAGCAGGTGTGGCTCTTTGCCAGCTTTCTGGTAATGTACCTGGTCAATGTGGGAGGCAACTCAGTCATCATTGCAGCCATCCGAGGGGATGTCCGCCTCCatacccccatgtacttcttcctctccaacctaTCTTTTGTGGACATCTGCTTTACAAACGTCATTGTGCCACAGATGCTGGCAAACATGCAGAGCAAGAACAAGAAGGTCCCCTTCACCCAGTGTCTGACCCAGATGTATTTCTTTGTGGCCTGTGCAATCACTGACAGCTTCCTCCTGGCTGCCATGGCCTTGgaccgctacgtggccatctgcCACCCACTACATTACACCACCACCATGAACCCCAGACGCTGCTTCCAGCTCGTGACAGCGTCCTGGCTGGTGTCCCACCTCCACTCCCTCACCCACACCATCCTTATGGCCCACCTCTCCTTCTGTGGGCCCAACGTCATCCACCACTTCTTCTGTGATGTCCAGCCTCTGCTGATGCTCTCCTGCTCTGACACCTCTGTCAATGAGCTCTTGGCCTTCACAGAGGGCTCCTTGGTGATCATGAGTCCCTTCATCTTCATTACTGTCTCTTATGTCTATATCACCCGTGCTGTTCTGAGAGTCCCTTCCGGGAGAGGCAGGTACAAGGTCTTCTCCACCTGTGGGCCCCATCTCATGGTTGTGGCATTATACTATGGGACTGCCATCTCAGTGTACATCCGCCCCTCATCCACCTACTCAGTGACAAAGGACCGGGTGGTCACTGTCATTTACACTGTGGTAATCCCCATGCTGAACCCTTTTATCTATAGCCTTAGGAACAGGGACATGAAGCAAGCCTTGAGAAAGCTGGCtaggagaaaagaacagaataagcATTGA
- the LOC138080909 gene encoding olfactory receptor 1L4-like, with product MDMKNYSCSNSGFILLGISSNPQMQKPLFAVFLIMYLITLVGNGLIILAIHSDSRLHTPMYFFLSNLSFMDICFTTVIVPNMLVNLLSETKFISYVGCLVQMYFFMALGNTDSYLLASMAIDRLVAICNPFHYGVVMSPRRCLLLLLGSCTISHLHSMLRVLLMSRLSFCASHVIKHFFCDTQPVLKLSCSDTSASQMVVMTETLAVIATPFLCILFSYLRIIVTVLKIPSASGKWKAFSTCGSHLTVVVFFYGSVIYVYFRPLSMYSVVKDRVATVMYTIVTPMLNPFIYSLRNKDMKKGLRKLRDQVYS from the coding sequence ATGGATATGAAGAACTACAGCTGCAGCAACTCAGGCTTTATCCTCCTGGGCATCTCTTCCAACCCCCAGATGCAGAAACCCCTCTTTGCTGTCTTCCTCATCATGTACCTGATCACCCTGGTGGGGAATGGACTCATCATCCTGGCCATCCACTCTGACTCCCGGCTCCACACCCCTATGTACTTTTTCCTCAGCAACCTGTCCTTCATGGATATCTGCTTCACAACAGTCATTGTGCCCAACATGCTGGTGAACTTACTCTCAGAGACAAAATTCATCTCCTATGTGGGCTGCCTGGTCCAGATGTACTTCTTCATGGCCTTGGGGAACACTGACAGCTACCTGCTGGCCTCAATGGCCATAGACCGGCTGGTAGCCATCTGCAACCCCTTCCATTATGGTGTGGTCATGAGCCCACGGCGTTGCCTCCTCCTGTTGCTGGGTTCGTGCACCATCTCTCACCTGCACTCCATGCTGCGTGTGCTACTCATGTCCCGCCTGTCTTTCTGTGCCTCCCATGTCATCAAGCACTTCTTTTGTGATACCCAGCCGGTGCTCAAGCTCTCCTGCTCTGACACTTCAGCCAGCCAGATGGTGGTCATGACCGAGACCCTGGCTGTCATTGCCACCCCTTTCCTGTGCATTCTCTTCTCCTACCTGAGAATCATCGTCACTGTGCTCAAAATCCCCTCTGCGTCTGGGAAGTGgaaggccttctccacctgtggctcccacctcactgtggtggttttcTTCTATGGGAGTGTCATCTATGTCTACTTCAGGCCACTGTCCATGTACTCAGTGGTGAAGGACCGGGTAGCCACAGTTATGTACACAATAGTGACACCCATGTTGAACCCTTTCATCTACAGCCTGAGGAACAAAGATATGAAGAAGGGTTTAAGGAAATTAAGGGACCAAGTTTactcatag